From a region of the Leptospira montravelensis genome:
- a CDS encoding DUF368 domain-containing protein: MPLSKKEILFCLLNGFLIGIANLIPGVSGGTFALILGLYDRLITAITSLNFDTIKVSLALVFGFWKKDVRERFALEMKRIDFWFLVFLGIGLLLSVVSGAKLIQFLLQNHPQATLALFIGLIFPSLAVPYKLIEKHSFFVWLFLIPGILLTIVPSFFMGDTTGSENPLIAFLTGAVAISAMILPGISGSYIMLVLGEYQIVIGKLSSILEPSSIIFLGAFGIGCLLGLLIFTHFVKWLFVKYKSHTMTFLLGLILGSFFILWPFKDYAHGQAIVGRSGEVKRDIQIATAKNVLPNDFAETQIPLAALVFGLILGFGLNRLESLQEKK; the protein is encoded by the coding sequence ATGCCTCTATCGAAAAAAGAAATTCTATTCTGCCTTCTCAATGGTTTTCTCATCGGGATCGCCAACCTCATTCCCGGTGTTTCCGGAGGGACTTTTGCACTCATTCTAGGGCTCTATGACAGGCTAATCACTGCCATCACTTCCTTAAACTTCGATACCATCAAAGTTTCATTAGCACTTGTATTTGGATTTTGGAAAAAAGATGTAAGAGAACGTTTTGCTTTAGAAATGAAACGTATCGATTTTTGGTTTCTTGTCTTCCTTGGAATCGGACTTTTACTTTCCGTAGTCTCTGGTGCCAAACTCATCCAGTTTTTACTCCAAAATCATCCACAAGCAACACTTGCCCTTTTCATCGGACTTATTTTTCCATCTCTTGCTGTTCCATACAAACTCATCGAAAAACATAGTTTCTTTGTTTGGTTATTCCTTATTCCAGGAATTTTACTTACCATTGTCCCTAGTTTCTTTATGGGTGATACAACTGGTTCCGAAAATCCTTTGATTGCCTTTCTCACAGGAGCCGTTGCCATCTCCGCAATGATTTTACCAGGTATTTCTGGATCTTACATCATGCTTGTGTTAGGTGAATACCAAATAGTGATTGGGAAACTTTCTTCCATCCTCGAACCAAGTTCTATTATTTTTCTAGGAGCGTTTGGAATTGGATGTTTGCTCGGACTTCTTATTTTTACTCATTTTGTAAAATGGTTATTTGTAAAATATAAATCCCATACCATGACTTTCCTCCTTGGACTCATCCTCGGATCGTTTTTTATCCTTTGGCCTTTTAAGGATTATGCACATGGCCAGGCAATCGTGGGAAGGTCGGGAGAAGTCAAACGAGACATTCAAATTGCTACAGCAAAGAACGTTCTACCAAATGATTTTGCAGAAACACAAATCCCTCTCGCTGCTTTAGTTTTTGGTCTAATACTTGGGTTTGGTCTCAACCGTTTGGAATCTTTACAAGAGAAGAAGTAG
- a CDS encoding aromatic amino acid ammonia-lyase — MNLSKLQSLSKTGSFSHLTDVRLSLEKERNQLETILKFSKEKLIYGIHTGFGPHAFASNEDTEKIQKSLIYHLTVEPVFSLDGIPHSHLSHNEARAVLAARIHCLSLGGSGIDFKTLELLNTLLELDCIPVLPEKGSLSASGDLIPLSYIPLALLGESGFTGKGKDLGPSRWNGGTSQIPGLPWTPKAKEAISLTNGTSFTTALLGLQVLEFRNILSYSLELLEFLFSFHSVFSDAFHPAYHNHKQFHGPKEIVKILYPVVSKHSKEKKEGSRIQDIYSIRCIPQILGSILDEMISVGQIVEQELNSLSDNPVLIPTEEGVRFAEGGGFYAAQVSFAADRLQNAMAVWFTWVDRFLNYLYEPKENGEFPLMLSDKPGTYAGLSGLGLMSTHLTAEVRRDSMPGSVQSVPTNGNNQDIVPMGAISVLRNRRTVVSGYKLLSILAFSVFQSSRFAKRKDLIPNKDLFAGLKTMAADRSLDFEIQTLMERFKNSTSSLVKIPNG, encoded by the coding sequence TTGAACTTATCTAAACTTCAATCCTTATCAAAAACTGGTTCATTTTCTCATTTAACTGACGTTCGCCTATCTTTAGAGAAAGAACGAAACCAATTGGAAACTATATTAAAGTTTTCAAAAGAAAAATTAATTTATGGAATCCATACTGGATTTGGGCCCCATGCCTTCGCCTCCAATGAGGATACCGAAAAAATCCAAAAATCATTAATCTATCATTTAACTGTAGAACCCGTATTTTCTCTCGATGGGATTCCTCATTCCCATTTGAGTCATAATGAAGCAAGGGCAGTTCTTGCAGCGAGGATACACTGTTTATCTCTTGGTGGATCGGGAATTGATTTTAAAACATTAGAACTATTGAATACACTTTTGGAGTTGGATTGTATTCCTGTTTTACCTGAAAAAGGTTCACTATCTGCCTCTGGCGATTTGATTCCTCTTAGTTATATTCCTTTGGCACTTCTTGGTGAATCTGGGTTTACTGGAAAAGGAAAGGATTTAGGGCCGAGTCGGTGGAATGGTGGAACTTCCCAAATTCCAGGTTTACCTTGGACACCAAAGGCAAAAGAAGCCATTTCTCTTACCAATGGAACAAGTTTTACCACGGCTCTCCTCGGGCTCCAAGTCCTTGAATTTCGAAACATACTTTCTTATAGTTTGGAACTACTCGAGTTTTTATTTAGTTTTCATTCTGTATTTTCTGATGCCTTCCATCCGGCTTACCATAACCACAAACAGTTTCATGGCCCAAAAGAAATTGTTAAAATTCTTTATCCTGTGGTTTCAAAACATTCCAAAGAGAAAAAAGAAGGAAGTCGAATCCAAGATATATATTCCATTCGTTGTATTCCTCAAATTCTTGGTTCTATTTTGGATGAAATGATTTCTGTAGGACAAATCGTAGAACAAGAGTTAAATTCTCTTTCAGACAATCCTGTTTTAATTCCAACGGAAGAGGGGGTTCGGTTTGCTGAAGGTGGTGGGTTTTATGCTGCCCAAGTCAGTTTTGCGGCTGATCGATTGCAGAATGCGATGGCTGTTTGGTTTACTTGGGTCGATCGTTTTTTGAATTATCTCTACGAACCTAAAGAAAACGGAGAGTTTCCTTTGATGTTATCAGATAAACCTGGTACATACGCAGGATTATCGGGGTTAGGGCTTATGTCGACCCACCTAACAGCAGAAGTGAGAAGAGATAGTATGCCAGGTTCTGTGCAGTCTGTTCCCACCAATGGCAATAACCAAGACATTGTTCCTATGGGTGCCATTTCTGTTTTGAGAAATCGCAGAACGGTTGTCAGTGGGTATAAATTATTATCTATTTTGGCATTTTCGGTTTTCCAGTCATCTCGGTTTGCCAAAAGAAAGGATCTAATTCCAAATAAAGATTTGTTTGCCGGCCTAAAGACAATGGCGGCGGATCGAAGTCTGGACTTTGAAATCCAGACTTTGATGGAAAGGTTTAAAAATTCTACTTCTTCTCTTGTAAAGATTCCAAACGGTTGA